One genomic region from Anaerobacillus sp. CMMVII encodes:
- a CDS encoding GNAT family N-acetyltransferase, translated as MLIKYKTCYEKIAMGLLAFMPEEKNVKKLQLTIKKYEEDPRWHLFLWRDQEDMVGLVGVSMLEDETVQLNHLSVSPSFREEGLGKKIISAIKDHYVKKKVVPSVQTALFFVKCDTETE; from the coding sequence ATGTTAATTAAGTATAAAACTTGTTATGAAAAAATAGCAATGGGCCTCCTTGCTTTTATGCCAGAGGAGAAGAATGTAAAAAAGCTGCAACTAACAATCAAGAAATACGAAGAAGACCCAAGATGGCACCTATTCCTATGGAGAGATCAGGAAGACATGGTTGGGTTAGTCGGAGTATCAATGTTAGAGGATGAAACGGTCCAGCTCAATCATCTATCTGTATCACCTTCTTTCCGAGAAGAAGGTCTAGGAAAAAAAATTATAAGTGCAATTAAGGACCATTATGTTAAAAAGAAAGTTGTCCCAAGTGTACAAACAGCATTGTTTTTTGTTAAGTGTGATACAGAAACCGAATAA
- a CDS encoding DUF309 domain-containing protein codes for MYPQRFIDYLVYFHSYRDYFECHEVLEEYWKEDGQKNKLWVGFIQLAVSMYHHRRKNFVGAEKLMKQTIAILKQEEIQLSKLGFDNTTLFNLLTKKYEAIKKRNAYTPITLPIVDKVVLDECLKKSKEQGVIWCDEKPIVDKSIIDKHKVRDRSAIITAREQQLKKKRGS; via the coding sequence ATGTACCCACAAAGGTTTATTGACTATTTAGTTTATTTTCATAGCTACCGTGATTATTTTGAATGTCATGAAGTTTTGGAGGAGTATTGGAAAGAAGATGGACAAAAAAATAAGCTTTGGGTGGGCTTTATTCAACTAGCAGTATCAATGTACCATCATAGAAGAAAAAATTTTGTCGGGGCAGAAAAGCTAATGAAGCAAACGATTGCTATTCTCAAACAAGAAGAAATACAATTATCCAAGCTCGGTTTTGATAATACTACACTTTTCAATTTATTAACAAAAAAATACGAAGCTATAAAAAAACGCAATGCTTATACACCCATTACGCTTCCAATTGTAGATAAAGTTGTTCTAGACGAATGTCTGAAAAAATCCAAAGAACAAGGTGTCATCTGGTGTGATGAAAAACCAATAGTTGATAAAAGTATTATTGATAAGCATAAAGTAAGAGATCGCTCAGCTATTATCACTGCACGAGAACAGCAACTAAAAAAGAAGCGTGGCAGTTAA
- a CDS encoding segregation/condensation protein A, protein MTQYNVKLDAFEGPLDLLLHLINKAEVDIYDIPVAKITDQYMNYIHTMQRLELDVASEYLVMAATLLAIKSKMLLPKHEEELFDENDEYIDEDDPREELITRLIEYRRYKEAAETLKEREKDRGLIFSKTPSDLSPYLDEVKREPQRINASLYDMLDAFDQLLKRKILKIPKQTKIHREDFPLEKRMEEIIDRINLSNGKTSFFQLFDYEERGQLIVTFLAILELMKAKKIVCQQEANFHDISVCRWEENTFVG, encoded by the coding sequence ATGACTCAATATAATGTGAAATTAGATGCATTTGAAGGACCATTAGATTTGCTTTTACATTTAATTAATAAAGCTGAAGTTGATATTTATGATATACCAGTAGCAAAAATAACAGATCAGTATATGAATTATATTCATACGATGCAAAGGCTAGAGCTAGATGTTGCTAGTGAATATCTAGTTATGGCTGCAACATTACTTGCGATAAAAAGCAAGATGCTTCTACCGAAACACGAAGAGGAATTATTTGATGAAAATGACGAATATATTGATGAGGATGATCCGCGAGAAGAATTAATTACACGGTTAATTGAGTATCGTAGGTATAAGGAAGCTGCAGAAACGTTAAAAGAGCGTGAAAAAGACCGGGGGTTGATCTTTAGTAAAACCCCAAGTGATCTAAGTCCTTACTTAGATGAGGTGAAAAGAGAGCCACAACGTATTAATGCAAGCCTCTATGATATGTTAGATGCCTTTGATCAGCTTTTGAAACGAAAAATCTTGAAAATACCAAAACAAACGAAAATACATCGCGAAGATTTTCCGCTAGAAAAAAGAATGGAAGAAATCATTGATCGAATTAATCTAAGCAATGGGAAAACGTCGTTCTTTCAGTTATTTGATTACGAGGAACGTGGTCAGTTAATTGTTACTTTTTTAGCAATCCTAGAATTAATGAAAGCAAAAAAAATTGTTTGTCAGCAAGAGGCGAACTTTCATGATATATCGGTTTGTCGCTGGGAGGAGAACACATTTGTTGGATAG
- a CDS encoding bifunctional 3,4-dihydroxy-2-butanone-4-phosphate synthase/GTP cyclohydrolase II codes for MFDPIEEAIYELMQGNIVIVCDDEDRENEGDFIALAEKATPEVINFMITHGRGLVCTPITEERAKQLDLMPMVDHNTDPHGTAFTISVDYKTTTTGISAHERSATILALIDEQAKGTDFKRPGHIFPLVAKDGGVLRRAGHTEAAVDLARLSGAKPAGVICEIINEDGTMARVPDLRKIADEHDLKMITIKDLIKYRNRKDKLVNREVEINLPTEYGTFKAIGFSNVIDGKENVALVKGEITPDEPVLVRVHSECLTGDVFGSFRCDCGPQLHAALEQIEKEGKGILLYMRQEGRGIGLLNKMKAYKLQEEGYDTVEANEKLGFAPDLRDYGIGAQILRDLGVRQMKLLTNNPRKIKGLKGYDLEVVDRVALQLPHNDDNEKYLRVKQQKLGHLLHF; via the coding sequence ATGTTTGATCCAATTGAAGAAGCGATTTATGAGTTAATGCAAGGAAACATTGTCATCGTTTGTGATGATGAAGATCGAGAAAATGAGGGAGATTTTATTGCTTTAGCCGAAAAGGCAACCCCGGAAGTAATAAATTTTATGATTACTCACGGGAGAGGGTTAGTTTGTACCCCGATAACTGAAGAAAGAGCTAAGCAACTAGACTTAATGCCAATGGTTGATCATAATACAGATCCACACGGCACAGCTTTTACGATTAGTGTAGATTATAAAACAACGACGACAGGTATCTCGGCCCATGAACGTTCAGCAACAATTCTCGCACTAATTGATGAACAAGCAAAAGGGACGGATTTTAAAAGACCCGGTCATATATTTCCTCTTGTAGCTAAAGACGGAGGTGTTTTAAGAAGGGCTGGTCATACTGAGGCAGCCGTTGACTTAGCTAGACTTTCAGGGGCAAAACCAGCAGGAGTCATTTGTGAAATAATTAATGAAGACGGAACTATGGCTAGAGTTCCTGATTTGCGAAAAATTGCCGATGAGCACGACTTAAAGATGATTACGATCAAGGATCTAATTAAATATCGAAACCGTAAAGATAAACTTGTAAATCGCGAAGTTGAAATTAATCTACCAACTGAATATGGGACATTTAAAGCAATTGGCTTTTCAAACGTCATTGATGGAAAAGAGAACGTTGCTCTAGTCAAAGGTGAAATAACACCAGATGAACCTGTATTAGTTCGAGTACACTCGGAGTGCTTAACCGGTGATGTATTTGGGTCCTTCCGCTGCGATTGTGGTCCTCAATTACATGCTGCGTTAGAGCAAATTGAGAAGGAAGGCAAGGGTATCCTCCTCTACATGCGTCAAGAAGGTAGAGGGATTGGTCTTCTAAATAAGATGAAAGCATATAAGCTTCAAGAAGAAGGCTACGATACAGTTGAGGCCAATGAGAAGCTTGGCTTTGCTCCTGATCTCCGTGACTACGGAATTGGTGCACAAATTTTACGTGACCTAGGTGTTAGACAAATGAAGTTATTAACAAATAACCCTAGAAAGATAAAAGGATTGAAAGGCTATGATTTAGAAGTAGTCGATCGAGTAGCTTTACAACTACCACACAACGATGATAATGAAAAATATTTACGTGTGAAGCAACAAAAGCTAGGGCATTTACTTCATTTTTAA
- the scpB gene encoding SMC-Scp complex subunit ScpB, protein MDRFEVKAIIEGLLFISGEEGIEEKQIAEVLQMEVLWIKDILNELIEEYQQDSRGLQIVQLAGVYQFTTKQEHAVYFKRLINSPNSATLSQAALETLAIVAYKQPIARAEIEEIRGVKSERPLQTLIAKLLIKEVGRVEGTGRAILYGTTRDFLDHFGLKSLQELPPLPEQQLELEEADLFFERFQQELIGNEEEKL, encoded by the coding sequence TTGGATAGATTTGAAGTGAAGGCAATAATAGAGGGACTTTTATTCATCTCGGGTGAAGAGGGTATTGAAGAAAAGCAAATTGCTGAAGTGCTGCAAATGGAAGTGCTTTGGATTAAGGATATTTTAAATGAATTAATCGAAGAATATCAGCAGGATTCACGGGGACTGCAAATAGTTCAGTTAGCAGGCGTGTATCAGTTTACGACTAAGCAAGAGCATGCAGTATATTTTAAGCGCCTAATAAATTCGCCCAATTCTGCTACATTATCTCAGGCGGCCTTAGAAACTTTAGCGATTGTCGCTTATAAACAACCGATTGCTAGAGCTGAAATAGAAGAAATTAGAGGGGTTAAATCCGAACGACCTTTGCAAACATTAATAGCAAAGCTATTAATTAAGGAGGTTGGTAGGGTTGAGGGAACTGGAAGAGCAATTCTATATGGGACAACCAGAGATTTTTTAGATCATTTCGGTTTAAAATCACTTCAAGAACTACCGCCACTCCCTGAACAGCAATTAGAGCTTGAAGAAGCAGATTTGTTTTTTGAACGCTTTCAGCAGGAGTTAATCGGAAATGAAGAGGAAAAATTATAA
- a CDS encoding peptidylprolyl isomerase produces the protein MKKGSIAFENGEKIVVEFFPEEAPGTVENFEKLANEGYYNGLTFHRVIPGFVAQGGCPIGNGTGGPGYTIKCETEGNPHKHGRGYLSMAHAGRNTGGSQFFILFEPQPHLDGVHTVFGRVIEGMDVVDRIRQNDVMSEVKVWEE, from the coding sequence GTGAAAAAAGGTAGTATTGCTTTTGAAAATGGTGAAAAAATTGTAGTTGAGTTCTTCCCAGAGGAAGCACCAGGTACTGTAGAGAACTTTGAAAAGTTAGCTAACGAAGGTTATTATAATGGATTAACTTTTCACCGTGTAATTCCAGGATTTGTAGCTCAAGGTGGATGTCCAATTGGTAATGGTACAGGTGGTCCAGGTTACACAATTAAATGTGAAACAGAAGGGAACCCACATAAACATGGTCGTGGATACCTTTCAATGGCTCATGCTGGTCGTAATACTGGCGGAAGTCAATTCTTTATCCTTTTTGAACCACAGCCTCATTTAGATGGAGTGCATACTGTATTCGGTCGCGTAATCGAAGGCATGGATGTAGTTGATCGTATTCGCCAAAATGATGTAATGAGTGAAGTAAAGGTCTGGGAAGAATAA
- a CDS encoding YpuI family protein, whose protein sequence is MGDSLVKGQITITLEKLSKISNTVSEFLNEATVTNLKAEKAEEKLGYYGDLLGSLRRINVFCDEGKNSCEVILNGNTFRKAAAEKTLFWIYHNCVEEFFNPRIENWYEDSRAAYTGKNAIKFAYNVPQSLKEMVASIEGPFQTIREELEYYETDYRTKVIQTK, encoded by the coding sequence ATGGGTGATAGCCTTGTTAAAGGTCAAATTACAATAACACTTGAAAAGCTAAGTAAGATCAGTAATACAGTAAGTGAATTTTTAAATGAAGCTACTGTTACTAATCTAAAGGCTGAAAAAGCTGAAGAAAAATTAGGTTATTATGGAGACTTACTTGGATCGTTGAGAAGAATAAATGTTTTTTGCGACGAAGGTAAAAACTCCTGTGAGGTTATATTGAATGGAAATACGTTTCGAAAAGCTGCGGCAGAAAAAACGTTATTTTGGATCTATCATAACTGTGTTGAAGAGTTTTTCAATCCAAGAATTGAAAATTGGTATGAGGATAGTCGTGCCGCTTACACTGGAAAAAATGCAATAAAGTTTGCATATAACGTGCCTCAGTCATTAAAGGAAATGGTTGCAAGTATTGAGGGACCTTTCCAAACCATTCGTGAAGAACTTGAATATTATGAAACCGATTATCGGACAAAAGTAATCCAAACTAAATAA
- the ribE gene encoding 6,7-dimethyl-8-ribityllumazine synthase, whose product MGNLFEGNLVGTGLKVGIVVGRFNEFITSKLLGGAEDALKRHGVNEADIDIAWVPGAFEIPLIAKKMASSKKYDAVITLGTVIRGATPHFDFVCSEVAKGVASISLQNEVPVIFGVLTTDTIEQAIERAGTKAGNKGWEAAASAIEMANLSKSFE is encoded by the coding sequence ATGGGAAATCTTTTTGAAGGAAATTTAGTTGGTACAGGTCTTAAAGTAGGGATTGTTGTAGGAAGATTTAATGAGTTTATTACAAGCAAGTTATTAGGAGGAGCTGAAGATGCTCTGAAACGTCATGGAGTAAACGAAGCAGATATTGATATCGCTTGGGTACCTGGTGCTTTTGAAATCCCATTAATCGCTAAGAAGATGGCAAGTTCAAAGAAATATGATGCGGTCATAACTTTAGGAACAGTTATTCGTGGAGCAACTCCACACTTTGATTTTGTCTGTAGTGAAGTTGCTAAAGGAGTTGCTTCAATTAGTTTACAAAATGAAGTGCCTGTGATCTTTGGTGTATTAACAACGGACACAATTGAACAAGCGATTGAAAGAGCTGGAACAAAAGCTGGTAATAAAGGTTGGGAAGCAGCAGCGTCGGCGATTGAGATGGCAAATCTTTCAAAATCCTTTGAATAA
- the lysA gene encoding diaminopimelate decarboxylase — translation MYKHGTSRVNDIGHLEIGGVDTVSLKEQFGTPLYVYDVALIRERANEFVNAFQKRGIKAQVAYASKAFSCVAMVQLAKQLNLSLDVVSGGELHTALVAGFPAEKIHFHGNNKSSMEIDMAVEAGIGCFVVDNFLEIELIRETAQRYGKKVSVLLRITPGVEAHTHEYISTGQEDSKFGFDLISRQAQEAIVKVRDAKEIEMLGFHCHIGSQIFETTGFIMAVEKVFAYLAEWKTQLDYVPQVLNLGGGFGIRYVEGDTPLPVSHYVDATINAVETESRKLGIDIPEIWIEPGRSLVGDAGTTLYTVGSEKEVPEVRHYLSVDGGMTDNLRPALYQAKYEAMIANRSNEANQEIYSIAGKCCESGDMLIWDIALPFARHGDVLAVSCTGAYGYSMSNNYNRIPRPAVVFVENSETTLVVKRETYKDIVQLDLQLNGTSLEN, via the coding sequence ATGTACAAACACGGTACGAGCAGAGTTAATGACATAGGTCATTTAGAAATTGGTGGAGTTGATACTGTCAGTTTAAAGGAACAGTTTGGCACACCATTATATGTTTATGATGTCGCTTTAATTAGAGAAAGGGCGAATGAGTTTGTAAATGCTTTTCAAAAACGTGGAATTAAGGCTCAGGTAGCCTATGCTAGTAAAGCATTTAGTTGTGTAGCGATGGTTCAACTTGCAAAACAACTGAATTTAAGTTTAGATGTTGTTTCTGGTGGTGAATTGCACACAGCGCTAGTAGCTGGATTTCCTGCAGAAAAAATTCATTTTCATGGAAATAATAAAAGTTCTATGGAAATCGACATGGCAGTTGAAGCAGGCATCGGTTGTTTTGTTGTAGATAACTTTTTAGAGATTGAGCTAATTAGAGAAACGGCCCAAAGATACGGGAAAAAGGTTTCAGTTCTGTTACGGATTACACCTGGGGTAGAGGCCCACACTCATGAATATATTTCTACAGGTCAGGAAGATTCTAAATTTGGTTTTGATTTAATCAGTCGTCAAGCCCAAGAAGCGATAGTAAAAGTTCGAGATGCAAAAGAAATTGAAATGTTAGGTTTTCATTGTCATATTGGTTCACAGATTTTTGAAACAACCGGTTTTATTATGGCTGTAGAAAAAGTGTTTGCTTATCTAGCAGAGTGGAAAACCCAATTAGACTATGTTCCACAAGTTTTAAATCTTGGTGGTGGATTTGGGATTCGTTATGTCGAAGGAGATACACCACTTCCAGTTTCTCACTATGTTGATGCGACGATAAATGCGGTTGAAACCGAGTCAAGAAAACTTGGAATTGACATTCCAGAGATTTGGATTGAGCCAGGACGTTCTCTTGTTGGAGATGCTGGAACAACATTATATACAGTTGGATCTGAAAAAGAGGTTCCAGAAGTGCGTCATTATTTGTCAGTTGACGGAGGAATGACAGATAACTTGCGCCCTGCTCTTTATCAGGCAAAATATGAAGCAATGATTGCTAATCGGAGTAATGAAGCTAATCAGGAAATCTATTCTATTGCCGGGAAATGTTGTGAAAGTGGAGATATGCTGATTTGGGATATTGCATTACCTTTTGCTAGACATGGTGATGTATTAGCGGTATCTTGTACTGGGGCATATGGATATTCGATGTCTAACAACTACAATCGAATACCTCGACCAGCAGTAGTTTTCGTTGAAAACAGCGAAACAACATTGGTAGTAAAAAGGGAAACTTATAAAGATATAGTTCAGCTTGATTTACAGCTCAACGGAACTTCATTAGAAAACTAA